The Chloroflexota bacterium genome has a window encoding:
- a CDS encoding aldo/keto reductase, with protein sequence MEYRKLGRTGLKVSELCLGTMQFGWTADEALAYEILNAAYAAGVNFIDTADIYSRWVDGNPGGVAEEIIGRWMKKFNIPRDQVVIATKVRGPMGDGPNDQGLSRYHILNAVEDSLRRLNCDYIDLYQTHWYDEETPIEETLLALDDLIRQGKVRYAGASNYPAWRLMQSLWVADTLKTSRYDSLQPHYNLGHRAEFERELAQVCETFDIGVIPYSPLGGGFFTGKYRPDQPIPESVRADSAKRRYFTPRGWNTLEVAENTAKRHNASISQIALAWLLADPVITSPIIGPRNLTQLEDNLGSIHIKLGPEDKKLLDESSMWEK encoded by the coding sequence ATGGAATATCGCAAACTTGGCCGCACAGGCCTGAAAGTATCTGAACTCTGTCTGGGGACGATGCAATTTGGCTGGACTGCCGATGAGGCACTGGCGTATGAAATTCTAAATGCCGCTTATGCGGCTGGCGTCAATTTTATCGACACAGCCGACATTTACTCGCGCTGGGTAGATGGCAACCCCGGCGGCGTGGCCGAAGAAATCATTGGCCGCTGGATGAAGAAGTTTAACATTCCGCGCGATCAAGTGGTAATTGCCACAAAAGTGCGCGGCCCGATGGGCGACGGCCCCAACGATCAGGGACTTTCCCGTTATCATATCCTGAACGCGGTTGAAGATTCGCTGCGCCGCCTGAATTGCGATTATATCGACCTGTACCAAACGCATTGGTACGACGAAGAAACCCCCATTGAAGAAACTCTGCTGGCACTGGATGATCTCATCCGTCAAGGCAAAGTGCGCTATGCGGGCGCGTCCAATTATCCAGCCTGGCGGCTGATGCAATCGCTGTGGGTTGCAGATACGCTCAAAACATCACGCTATGACTCGCTGCAACCGCATTACAATCTCGGCCACCGGGCAGAATTTGAGCGCGAACTCGCCCAGGTGTGCGAAACCTTTGACATCGGGGTCATCCCCTATAGCCCCTTGGGCGGTGGGTTCTTTACTGGCAAATACCGCCCCGACCAACCCATTCCCGAAAGCGTGCGCGCCGATAGCGCCAAGCGACGCTACTTTACGCCGCGTGGCTGGAATACGCTTGAAGTAGCTGAAAACACAGCCAAACGACACAACGCGTCAATCTCACAGATTGCCCTGGCTTGGCTACTTGCCGACCCTGTGATCACCAGCCCCATCATCGGACCGCGTAATCTCACACAATTAGAAGATAATCTGGGGAGTATCCATATCAAACTTGGCCCGGAAGATAAAAAATTACTGGACGAATCCAGCATGTGGGAAAAATAA